One stretch of Rhipicephalus sanguineus isolate Rsan-2018 chromosome 10, BIME_Rsan_1.4, whole genome shotgun sequence DNA includes these proteins:
- the LOC125760267 gene encoding uncharacterized protein LOC125760267 translates to MDQLRTKRGFARTTITKAISTLDALLADSTTPAGRLQEILDLIVVANSPSPGLSSPTPSSRIALPKLNIPCFAGERREWQEFWDQYRVSIHDNDWIPKIDKFKYLLTYLTGPAKAAIQALPPDLSILYRQRQKEDLLAENADAYQGAQSQQVKDLMNFIRVQIEIREQSGLEEATPSTSRRHPQRGFRPPQPPLPSAAALSAEVRSPYSRPCLLCNSPEHTIQECSERLTPEEKRRRLQVDKLCFRCAKRNHFANDCRTSRSLQCHQCAGQHLTSLCDINNVRNRSQRTGNASAPQDRASGPVTSPPTDGELVTMMTRQGMLPADARPEATTFREDEISVIIGSDIYWDVATGQTTRLSLQITTAETLFGWTIQGTLSSLAQRSRKRATSLFIAVEEATENDTALDMRIANLWCIDSLGVQDSPDSSQSDSITLELFESDVSKKGERYEVPLLLREPGLETGQSNYDLAKKQLLMQLRRFRQQPDLLVRYDDTINAYFNESHAERVPDNDTVPKPNTYYMPHHGVIRRDAVTTKLRVVFYASSPAPGQPSLNNVLMKGPKVDADLLKLLLNFRMHPIIMVADIKKAYLQISTRPEDRDALRFLCVADLPTEHEPFPPIIHWRMTRVPFSAKSSPFLLTATLNHHFRVSEERIPETVECLRQSFYADDLVVGADNLQTAQRIYWRRE, encoded by the exons ATGGACCAACTACGCACTAAGCGCGGCTTCGCCCGAACCACCATCACCAAAGCCATATCAACACTCGACGCCCTGCTCGCAGATTCGACCACCCCGGCTGGCAGGCTCCAGGAGATCCTCGACCTCATCGTG GTAGCAAATTCACCTTCGCCTGGCCTCTCATCTCCAACGCCGTCATCTCGCATCGCTTTGCCCAAGCTGAACATCCCATGTTTTGCCGGTGAGCGGCGCGAGTGGCAAGAATTTTGGGACCAATACCGAGTCAGCATTCATGACAACGACTGGATCCCAAAAATCGACAAATTCAAATACCTATTGACATACCTGACTGGGCCAGCCAAGGCAGCCATCCAAG CGTTACCTCCGGACCTCAGCATCCTGTATCGTCAGCGGCAAAAGGAAGACCTGCTAGCGGAAAACGCTGATGCATATCAAGGAGCCCAGTCACAACAAGTGAAAGACCTCATGAACTTCATTCGAGTTCAGATAGAAATACGGGAGCAAAGCGGTCTCGAGGAAGCGACACCGTCCACAAGCCGGCGGCATCCGCAGCGAGGATTCCGGCCACCACAACCACCCCTGCCATCCGCTGCGGCTTTATCAGCCGAAGTTCGATCCCCCTACTCGCGCCCCTGCCTGCTGTGCAACTCGCCCGAACACACTATTCAGGAGTGCTCCGAACGCCTCACTCCGGAAGAGAAACGAAGGAGGCTTCAGGTGGACAAGCTGTGCTTCCGCTGCGCCAAACGCAACCACTTCGCCAACGATTGCCGAACCTCCAGATCCCTGCAGTGCCACCAATGCGCTGGACAGCATTTGACTTCGCTATGCGACATCAACAACGTCAGGAACCGGTCACAGCGTACCGGCAACGCGTCGGCACCACAAGATCGCGCATCAGG CCCAGTGACAAGTCCACCAACAGACGGCGAGCTCGTCACCATGATGACACGGCAAGGTATGCTCCCGGCTGATGCACGTCCAGAAGCGACAACATTCCGGGAGGACGAGATCAGTGTAATAATAGGATCGGACATCTACTGGGACGTGGCAACCGGACAGACAACACGGCTTTCCCTTCAGATAACAACGGCAGAAACCCTTTTTGGATGGACCATACAGGGTACTCTGAGCAGCCTAGCGCAACGGTCGAGAAAGCGAGCTACTTCTCTCTTCATTGCTGTCGAAGAAGCCACTGAAAACGATACCGCCCTGGACATGCGAATAGCCAACTTATGGTGCATCGACTCTCTAGGTGTGCAAGACAGTCCTGACAGCAGCCAAAGTGACAGCATCACCCTTGAATTGTTCGAAAGTGATGTGTCCAAGAAAGGAGAGCGCTACGAGGTTCCCCTTCTTCTTCGGGAGCCAGGTCTGGAAACCGGCCAAAGCAACTACGACCTCGCTAAAAAGCAGCTCCTGATGCAACTCCGTCGCTTCCGACAGCAACCAGATCTTCTTGTTCGTTATGACGACACCATCAATGCATACTTTAATGAATCCCACGCAGAACGAGTTCCAGACAACGACACGGTGCCGAAGCCCAACACgtactacatgccgcatcatggAGTAATTCGTCGTGATGCTGTCACCACCAAGCTTCGAGTTGTTTTTTACGCGTCATCTCCCGCTCCCGGTCAACCATCCTTGAACAACGTGCTCATGAAAGGGCCCAAGGTGGATGCAGACTTACTCAAACTTTTGCTCAACTTCAGAATGCATCCAATAATTATGGTGGCTGACATTAAGAAGGCGTACCTTCAAATCAGCACTCGCCCGGAGGACAGAGATGCGCTGCGCTTCCTATGTGTTGCTGATCTCCCGACGGAACACGAACCATTTCCACCAATCATTCACTGGCGAATGACCCGCGTGCCCTTCAGCGCTAAGTCCAGCCCCTTTCTCCTAACAGCAACGTTAAATCACCATTTCCGAGTCTCCGAAGAGCGAATCCCCGAAACAGTGGAATGCCTCCGACAGTCATTCTACGCCGATGATTTAGTGGTCGGTGCGGACAACCTGCAGACGGCTCAACGGATTTATTGGAGGCGAGAATAA